In a genomic window of Helianthus annuus cultivar XRQ/B chromosome 10, HanXRQr2.0-SUNRISE, whole genome shotgun sequence:
- the LOC110886045 gene encoding purple acid phosphatase 2: MGLLYICFSVIVLTLYHGVVVNSGITSSFVRQEAKSVDMPFTSDVFIHPPGYNAPQQVHITQGDHVGRAVIVSWVTQDEPGSSTVVYWADKSHQKQNATGRITTYKYYNYTSGFIHHSIIKNLEFDTKYHYEVGTGHTTRRFWFMTPPAVGPDVPYTFGLMGDLGQTYDSNLTLTHYEMNPVKGQAVLFVGDLSYADHYTFHDNSRWDSWGRFAERSTAYQPWIWTAGNHELDYEPSIGETKPFKPFLHRYRTPFRSSGSTEPLWYSIKRASAYVIVLSSYSAYGMYTPQYQWLLEEFPKVNRSETPWLIVLMHSPWYNSNSYHFMEGETMRVMFEPWFVQYKVDLVFAGHVHAYERSERISNIAYNIVNGECTPVVDQSAPVYITIGDGGNIEGLANNMTEPQPKYSAYREASFGHATLEIKNRTHAYYNWHRNSDGYAVRADSVMFFNRYWHPKDDSTSKT, translated from the exons TCAATAGCGGAATTACGAGCTCTTTCGTTAGACAAGAAGCTAAATCCGTCGACATGCCTTTCACTAGCGACGTATTTATTCATCCTCCCGGTTACAATGCCCCTCAACAG GTGCATATAACGCAGGGAGATCACGTGGGTAGAGCAGTGATCGTGTCTTGGGTGACTCAAGATGAACCGGGTTCATCCACTGTGGTCTATTGGGCCGACAAGAgccaccaaaaacaaaatgccaCAGGCAGAATCACCACCTACAAATACTATAATTACACTTCTGGATTCATTCATCATAGCATAATCAAGAATTTAGAG TTTGACACCAAGTACCATTACGAGGTTGGAACCGGTCACACGACAAGGCGGTTCTGGTTCATGACTCCCCCAGCAGTCGGACCGGACGTCCCCTACACTTTTGGGCTCATGG GGGATCTTGGACAAACTTACGACTCGAATCTTACACtcacacattatgaaatgaacccGGTGAAAGGGCAAGCAGTGTTGTTCGTTGGGGACCTGTCTTACGCCGATCACTATACGTTCCATGACAATTCGAGGTGGGACAGTTGGGGGAGGTTTGCCGAACGGAGTACGGCTTATCAACCGTGGATTTGGACTGCTGGCAATCACGAGCTCGATTATGAGCCCAGTATA GGTGAAACCAAGCCGTTTAAGCCGTTTCTTCATCGATACCGAACTCCCTTCCGATCGTCCGGAAGCACCGAACCGCTTTGGTATTCAATCAAGCGAGCTTCGGCTTACGTCATCGTATTGTCTTCCTACTCAGCTTACG GTATGTACACCCCACAATACCAATGGCTACTTGAGGAGTTCCCAAAGGTGAATAGAAGTGAAACACCATGGTTGATTGTTCTTATGCATTCACCATGGTACAATAGTAATAGTTACCACTTCATGGAGGGTGAGACCATGCGAGTCATGTTCGAGCCATGGTTTGTGCAGTACAAAGTCGATCTTGTGTTTGCCGGTCATGTTCATGCTTACGAACGCTCAGAACGTATATCGAATATCGCTTACAACATTGTGAACGGGGAATGCACACCGGTAGTTGACCAATCTGCCCCTGTGTATATAACCATCGGCGATGGCGGTAACATTGAAGGCTTAGCAAACAA CATGACCGAGCCACAACCGAAGTATTCGGCATATCGAGAAGCGAGCTTCGGGCATGCAACGTTAGAGATAAAGAACCGGACACACGCGTATTATAATTGGCACCGAAACTCAGACGGATACGCAGTTCGAGCCGACTCGGTGATGTTCTTCAACCGATATTGGCATCCCAAAGACGATTCGACTTCCAAAACCTAA
- the LOC110886047 gene encoding chromatin remodeling protein EBS, with protein MAKTRTTRKTLDSYTIKSTNKIIKPGDCVLMRPAHSSKPSYVAKVEKIESDARGGNVKVLARWYYRPEESIGGRRQFHGSKEVFLSDHRDLQSADTIEGKCTVHSFKSYTKLDAVGNDDYFCRFEYNSVTGAFVPDRVAVYCKCEMPYNPDDLMVQCDGCADWFHPACIEMTPEEAKQMEHFYCGNCSTEEQKLLQNAHATSRHTDTKVGTKRRRRNQT; from the exons ATGGCAAAAACCCGCACAACCAGAAAAACCCTAGATTCATACACCATCAAATCCACCAACAAAATCATCAAAC CCGGTGATTGCGTGTTGATGCGACCTGCACACTCCTCTAAACCCTCGTACGTAGCCAAAGTTGAGAAGATCGAATCGGACGCTAGAGGCGGCAACGTTAAGGTGCTCGCGCGGTGGTACTACCGGCCGGAGGAATCCATCGGTGGCCGGAGACAGTTTCACGGTAGCAAAGAGGTCTTTCTTTCCGATCATCGTGATTTGCAGAGTGCTGATACGATTGAAGGAAAGTGTACGGTTCATAGTTTTAAAAGCTATACGAAGCTTGATGCTGTTGGAAACGACGATTATTTCTGTCGTTTTGAGTATAATTCGGTTACTGGTGCCTTTGTTCCTGATAGAGTTGCCGT GTACTGTAAGTGCGAGATGCCTTACAATCCTGATGACCTAATGGTTCAATGCGATGGCTGCGCAGATTG GTTTCATCCTGCTTGTATAGAGATGACACCAGAGGAGGCTAAACAGATGGAGCATTTCTACTGTGGAAACTGTTCGACTGAAGAACAAAAGCTGCTCCAAAATGCTCATGCTACTTCCAGACATACAGATACCAAG GTGGGGACAAAGCGCCGTCGGAGGAATCAAACTTAG